The following proteins come from a genomic window of Chryseobacterium glaciei:
- a CDS encoding gliding motility protein GldB encodes MKIFRTIALSSLLVLSLNSCKKDAQNQWNVEVKNPAEKVEITYISKQFYDPNVSLDQFKTQFPWFQGTVSDADFGKRRTDAGEVKLYKEAIGKIDQNKLQKELQELFSHIKYYFPQFKSPKVFLFSSALQMIQDPIFYDDKGNLLFIDVTGFMGDGNPNYKGLELYFQKSMNPQNIVPKVSQIFAENVVKESPDHQKFIDQIILNGKIMMVQDAFLPNFPDYLKMNYTKKQYDWTVANEANIWNYFVENNLIFGDDHRLVERFIAPGPFSKFYTEIDNESSPQVGIFAGWQVCRAYFKEKPDTKLVDFLKMDATTIFNQSGYKPKVK; translated from the coding sequence ATGAAGATTTTTAGAACTATTGCACTTTCTTCACTCTTAGTTTTGAGTTTGAATTCTTGTAAGAAAGATGCTCAAAACCAATGGAATGTGGAAGTCAAAAACCCTGCCGAAAAAGTTGAAATTACTTATATTTCGAAACAATTTTATGATCCGAATGTAAGTTTAGATCAGTTTAAAACTCAATTTCCTTGGTTTCAGGGGACGGTCTCTGATGCAGATTTCGGAAAAAGAAGAACCGACGCTGGAGAAGTAAAATTGTATAAAGAAGCAATCGGTAAAATCGACCAAAATAAGCTTCAGAAAGAGCTTCAGGAATTGTTTTCTCATATTAAATATTATTTTCCTCAATTCAAAAGCCCGAAAGTATTTTTGTTTTCATCGGCTTTGCAGATGATTCAGGATCCTATTTTTTATGATGACAAAGGAAACCTTTTGTTCATAGATGTTACAGGTTTTATGGGAGACGGAAACCCTAATTATAAAGGGTTGGAACTGTATTTCCAGAAATCAATGAATCCTCAGAATATTGTACCAAAAGTTTCGCAGATTTTTGCTGAAAATGTGGTTAAAGAATCACCCGATCACCAAAAATTTATTGATCAGATCATTCTTAACGGAAAAATAATGATGGTTCAGGATGCATTTTTACCGAATTTTCCTGACTATCTGAAAATGAATTATACCAAAAAACAATATGACTGGACGGTGGCAAATGAAGCCAACATCTGGAATTATTTTGTTGAAAATAATTTAATTTTTGGGGATGATCACCGATTGGTAGAGCGTTTTATTGCTCCGGGGCCATTCTCTAAATTTTATACAGAAATAGACAATGAATCTTCTCCACAAGTCGGAATTTTCGCAGGATGGCAGGTTTGTAGAGCCTATTTTAAAGAAAAACCTGATACAAAACTTGTAGATTTCCTGAAAATGGATGCTACAACAATTTTTAATCAGTCAGGATATAAGCCGAAAGTTAAATAA
- a CDS encoding DinB family protein: protein MIKVRLPSIINYRLSFINYILLLITHINMTDFQKYVQRYLDNIPSEDWLGELKISGEKTIAIYSKLSEEQSLFAYDEGKWTLKELLLHLSDTERIFQYRILAFARGDKNELSGFDEELYANNSLANERTLDSLLEEYKLIRKSSQILLETLNPSVLNNIGTANGNQISVETIGKLIVGHNIHHLNIIEERYLLKL from the coding sequence ATGATTAAAGTAAGATTGCCATCAATTATCAATTATCGCTTATCATTTATCAATTATATTTTATTACTTATTACCCATATTAACATGACTGATTTTCAAAAATACGTTCAAAGATATTTAGACAATATTCCATCCGAAGATTGGTTGGGAGAATTGAAAATTTCCGGAGAAAAAACGATAGCTATTTATTCAAAACTTTCAGAAGAACAATCACTTTTTGCTTACGATGAAGGAAAATGGACTTTGAAAGAATTGCTCCTCCATTTATCAGACACAGAAAGAATTTTTCAATATCGAATTTTAGCATTTGCAAGAGGAGATAAAAATGAACTTTCGGGTTTTGATGAGGAATTGTATGCTAATAATTCTCTTGCTAACGAAAGAACTTTAGATTCTTTGTTGGAAGAATATAAACTCATCAGAAAATCTTCTCAGATTTTATTGGAAACATTGAATCCATCTGTTTTAAATAATATTGGAACTGCCAACGGAAACCAAATCTCTGTAGAAACCATCGGGAAGTTGATTGTTGGGCATAATATTCATCATTTGAATATTATTGAGGAAAGGTATTTGCTGAAGTTATGA
- a CDS encoding GNAT family N-acetyltransferase, whose translation MKNTRKVTIQDLTQLAELFDQYRVFYHKESDIPAAENFLKERIENKDSEIFVAEENGNLVGFVQLFPIFSSTRMKRYWLLNDLYVNENHRGKGYSKELIEEAKQLAKSTDACGVLLETGKSNDIGNQLYPACGFELCDSVNFYEWTNNS comes from the coding sequence ATGAAAAATACAAGAAAAGTCACCATTCAGGATTTGACTCAATTGGCTGAATTATTCGATCAATACAGAGTTTTTTATCATAAAGAATCTGATATTCCCGCTGCAGAAAATTTTCTAAAAGAAAGAATCGAGAATAAAGATTCCGAAATTTTTGTTGCCGAAGAAAATGGAAATTTAGTTGGTTTTGTTCAATTATTTCCAATATTTTCCTCCACAAGAATGAAGCGTTATTGGTTGTTGAATGATTTATATGTCAACGAAAACCACCGCGGAAAAGGCTATTCAAAAGAATTAATTGAAGAAGCCAAACAATTGGCAAAATCCACCGACGCTTGCGGAGTTTTGCTTGAAACAGGAAAATCCAACGACATCGGAAATCAATTATATCCGGCCTGTGGTTTCGAATTGTGTGATTCTGTGAACTTCTACGAATGGACGAACAATTCATAA
- the gldC gene encoding gliding motility protein GldC, protein MRKTQITIDVELDENHIPELITWNAEDGGIEKEETKATMISVWDDKKMEALRIDLWTKEMPVDQMKMFMHQILLSLGSTYQRATGEEDVAQWIEQIAEEFAVKSAIKM, encoded by the coding sequence ATGAGAAAGACTCAAATTACGATAGACGTTGAATTAGATGAAAATCACATTCCGGAACTGATCACTTGGAATGCAGAAGATGGAGGTATTGAAAAAGAAGAAACTAAAGCAACGATGATTTCCGTTTGGGATGATAAAAAGATGGAAGCCTTAAGAATTGATCTTTGGACAAAAGAAATGCCTGTTGATCAAATGAAAATGTTTATGCATCAAATTTTACTTTCTCTTGGAAGTACCTACCAAAGAGCAACAGGAGAGGAAGATGTAGCACAATGGATCGAGCAGATCGCAGAAGAATTTGCGGTAAAATCTGCTATAAAAATGTAA
- a CDS encoding CCA tRNA nucleotidyltransferase — MFINLNQNKNLKLFKIISEVADKNNQSVYIVGGYVRDLLMKRKASTDIDFVTEQSGIELAESVGKEIDPKMKVSVFKTYGTAMIRYKDLELEFVGARKESYTENSRKPEVEGGTLEDDQKRRDFTINAMAISLNTDDFGELIDPFNGVEDLEKGILRTPLEPAQTYSDDPLRMMRAVRFASTLNFKIEENSLEAIKQEAERIKIVSMERIMVEFNKIMLSEKPSIGLTLMEETGLMKLIIPELIELKGIEEVEGQTHKDNFYHTLEVLDNISLNTENLWLRWSALLHDIGKAPTKKFVEGTGWTFHGHEFLGSKMVKAMFQKLKLPLGPDMKYVQKMVKLSSRPIALITDDASDSALRRLLFDAGEDMEDLFTLCKADITTKNSKKQERFKKNFEYVAVKIKEVEEKDHVRNFQPPISGEEIMEMFNLKPGREIGILKEKVKEAILEGEILNDKEEATKFVIAEAEKLGLKM, encoded by the coding sequence ATGTTCATTAATCTTAATCAAAATAAAAACTTAAAGCTTTTCAAAATAATCTCTGAAGTCGCGGACAAAAATAATCAGTCGGTATATATTGTCGGCGGATATGTTCGGGATCTTTTGATGAAAAGAAAAGCTTCAACAGATATTGATTTTGTTACCGAACAAAGCGGAATTGAGCTTGCCGAAAGTGTGGGCAAAGAAATAGATCCTAAAATGAAGGTTTCTGTTTTTAAAACTTACGGAACGGCGATGATCAGATACAAAGATCTAGAGCTTGAATTTGTAGGTGCAAGAAAAGAAAGCTACACCGAAAACAGCCGTAAACCGGAAGTAGAAGGCGGTACTTTGGAAGATGATCAAAAAAGAAGAGATTTTACCATTAATGCAATGGCGATCTCTTTAAACACAGATGATTTCGGAGAACTGATCGATCCTTTCAATGGTGTTGAAGATCTTGAAAAAGGGATTTTAAGAACACCTCTAGAGCCTGCTCAAACCTATTCTGACGACCCGTTAAGAATGATGAGAGCGGTACGTTTTGCTTCTACATTAAACTTTAAAATCGAAGAAAACTCTTTAGAAGCAATAAAGCAGGAAGCAGAGCGAATTAAAATTGTTTCCATGGAAAGAATAATGGTTGAATTTAATAAAATCATGCTTTCAGAAAAACCATCAATCGGTTTGACATTGATGGAAGAAACAGGATTAATGAAACTAATTATTCCTGAATTAATCGAACTAAAAGGAATAGAAGAAGTAGAAGGTCAAACTCACAAAGATAACTTTTACCATACATTGGAAGTTTTAGATAACATTTCTTTGAATACGGAAAATCTTTGGCTACGTTGGTCTGCATTGCTTCACGACATAGGAAAAGCACCAACAAAAAAATTCGTTGAAGGAACAGGCTGGACTTTCCACGGACATGAGTTTTTAGGTTCAAAAATGGTAAAAGCAATGTTTCAAAAATTGAAATTACCGTTAGGGCCAGACATGAAGTATGTTCAGAAAATGGTCAAACTTTCATCTCGTCCTATCGCTTTGATTACAGATGATGCTTCAGATTCGGCATTGAGAAGATTGTTGTTCGATGCTGGCGAAGATATGGAAGATCTTTTTACGCTTTGTAAGGCTGATATAACAACAAAAAATTCTAAAAAGCAGGAGCGATTCAAAAAGAATTTTGAATACGTTGCGGTTAAGATAAAAGAGGTTGAGGAAAAAGATCACGTTAGAAATTTCCAGCCACCCATTTCAGGAGAAGAGATTATGGAAATGTTTAATCTTAAACCTGGACGTGAGATCGGAATTTTAAAGGAAAAAGTAAAAGAAGCAATTTTGGAAGGCGAAATTCTTAATGATAAAGAAGAAGCTACAAAATTTGTGATCGCAGAAGCCGAGAAATTAGGTTTGAAAATGTAA
- a CDS encoding GNAT family N-acetyltransferase, whose amino-acid sequence MQLETERLILRKLEENDYERLFLLDSDPKVMKYIGVPVLKDVNQSKDVIRMIQKQYKDNGIGRFAVIEKESNLLIGWSGLKFLTKEINDYNNIYELGYRFLPEYWGKGYATESAKAALDYGFNDLNIDIIYAMAHSENDGSNHILQKLGFERTGEFIEPDGTCFWYELQREKYSSKS is encoded by the coding sequence ATGCAACTCGAAACCGAAAGATTGATATTGAGAAAACTTGAAGAAAACGATTATGAACGTTTATTTCTTTTGGATTCCGATCCGAAAGTAATGAAATATATTGGTGTTCCGGTTCTAAAAGATGTAAATCAATCGAAAGACGTTATCAGAATGATTCAAAAACAATACAAAGACAATGGTATTGGTAGATTTGCTGTGATTGAAAAAGAAAGTAATTTATTAATTGGCTGGAGCGGATTAAAATTTTTAACCAAAGAGATTAATGATTATAACAACATTTATGAACTAGGCTATCGTTTTCTACCTGAATATTGGGGAAAAGGTTATGCTACGGAATCAGCAAAAGCTGCTTTGGATTATGGTTTTAATGATTTAAACATTGATATAATTTACGCCATGGCTCACTCTGAAAACGATGGTTCTAATCATATTTTACAGAAACTAGGCTTTGAAAGAACAGGCGAATTTATCGAACCTGACGGAACATGTTTTTGGTATGAATTACAACGTGAAAAATACAGTTCAAAATCATGA
- a CDS encoding DUF4440 domain-containing protein: protein MRKIQILVLLILSQIAYSQVKTTDELYKTAKKLDSLIFDIGFNKCDLSHYPSIVSDDLEFYHDKGGITSGEKAFTASIKNNICGNPNKVKRELVPNSMKVYPLYKDNVLYAFIEEGEHDFAELNNGKWKKGSRAKFTILWILDGKDWKMKRVLSYDHHL, encoded by the coding sequence ATGAGAAAGATTCAGATTTTAGTGCTGTTAATTTTAAGCCAAATTGCATATTCTCAGGTAAAAACCACCGATGAATTATACAAAACGGCAAAAAAATTAGACAGTTTGATATTCGATATCGGATTTAACAAATGTGATCTTTCTCATTATCCTTCTATTGTGAGTGATGATTTAGAATTTTACCACGATAAAGGCGGAATTACTTCTGGTGAAAAAGCTTTCACTGCTTCTATCAAAAATAATATTTGTGGTAATCCGAATAAAGTGAAACGTGAATTGGTTCCTAACAGTATGAAAGTCTATCCTTTATATAAGGATAATGTTTTATATGCTTTTATTGAAGAAGGTGAACATGATTTTGCTGAATTGAATAATGGAAAATGGAAGAAAGGAAGCCGTGCAAAATTCACTATTTTATGGATTTTGGATGGTAAAGACTGGAAAATGAAAAGAGTTTTAAGCTACGACCATCATTTATAA
- a CDS encoding cystathionine gamma-synthase, giving the protein MNFNTKVIHGGQHHESATGSVNVPVFLTSTFAQKSPGVHSGYEYSRAANPTRQALEDSLASIENGARGLAFGSGLAAIDCVLKLLNPGDEVVAVDDLYGGTYRMFTRLFEKYQLKFTFVNFDDASKIADVITDKTKLIWIETPTNPLMKLVDIKAVVEIAKGKNILVAVDNTFATPYLQRPIDLGADIVMHSATKYLGGHSDVIAGALVAKDAELGDQLHFIQFASGGILGPHDSYLVLRGIKTLALRVQRHSENGMAVAKYLESHPAVNKVIYPGLESHPQYELAKAQMKDFGGMVSFTFKSGKKEDAVKFLEKVRVFTLAESLGGVESLANHPALMTHASIPAEKRAELGITDDLVRLSVGIEDAEDLIADLEKAFS; this is encoded by the coding sequence ATGAATTTTAATACAAAAGTTATTCACGGAGGACAACATCATGAATCTGCAACAGGTTCTGTGAATGTTCCTGTATTTTTAACATCTACATTCGCACAAAAAAGTCCTGGAGTACATTCAGGTTATGAATATTCAAGAGCGGCAAATCCTACAAGACAGGCGTTGGAAGACTCTTTGGCAAGCATTGAAAACGGAGCAAGAGGATTGGCTTTCGGTTCTGGTTTGGCGGCAATCGACTGTGTTTTAAAATTATTAAATCCAGGCGATGAGGTTGTTGCAGTAGATGATTTGTATGGCGGAACATACAGAATGTTCACAAGACTTTTTGAAAAATATCAATTGAAATTTACGTTCGTGAATTTTGATGATGCCTCAAAAATCGCTGATGTTATTACAGATAAAACAAAACTGATCTGGATTGAAACACCAACAAATCCATTGATGAAATTGGTTGATATCAAGGCTGTTGTAGAAATTGCAAAAGGGAAAAATATCCTAGTTGCTGTTGATAATACTTTCGCGACACCTTATTTACAGAGACCGATTGATTTGGGAGCAGATATCGTAATGCACTCTGCAACGAAATATTTAGGAGGTCACTCTGACGTTATTGCCGGAGCTTTGGTTGCAAAAGATGCTGAATTAGGAGACCAACTTCACTTCATCCAATTTGCAAGCGGTGGAATTTTAGGACCACACGATTCTTATTTGGTGTTGAGAGGAATTAAAACATTGGCATTAAGAGTTCAGAGACATTCAGAAAACGGAATGGCAGTGGCAAAATATCTTGAATCTCATCCGGCAGTAAATAAAGTAATTTATCCGGGATTAGAATCTCATCCACAATATGAATTGGCAAAAGCTCAAATGAAAGACTTTGGAGGAATGGTTTCTTTCACTTTCAAGTCAGGTAAAAAAGAAGATGCTGTTAAGTTTTTAGAAAAAGTTAGAGTTTTCACGTTAGCAGAATCTCTTGGTGGAGTAGAATCTTTGGCTAATCACCCTGCTTTGATGACTCACGCTTCTATCCCTGCTGAAAAGCGCGCTGAACTTGGGATTACTGATGACTTGGTTCGTTTAAGTGTTGGAATTGAAGATGCAGAAGATCTTATTGCAGATTTAGAAAAGGCTTTTTCTTAA
- a CDS encoding L-threonylcarbamoyladenylate synthase — translation MENIINILKSGGTILYPTDTIWGIGCDATNIDAINKIFDIKKREKNKSMIILVETEKRLQDLVDVPEMAWEIMDLSEKPVTLVYENPKGLPEELLAEDGSIGIRLVKNDFCKKLITKLNRPLVSTSANFSGDKSPLKFSDISKEIIDLVDYAVEEDREKVSKYSGSSVIKIWSDNRIKVLRE, via the coding sequence ATGGAAAACATCATCAACATATTAAAATCCGGCGGAACCATCCTTTACCCAACAGACACAATCTGGGGAATCGGTTGTGACGCGACAAACATAGACGCCATCAACAAAATTTTTGACATCAAGAAGCGTGAAAAAAACAAATCTATGATTATTTTGGTGGAAACTGAAAAGAGATTACAGGATTTGGTAGACGTTCCGGAAATGGCTTGGGAAATCATGGACTTAAGTGAAAAACCGGTAACGTTGGTTTATGAAAATCCAAAAGGTTTACCGGAAGAATTATTAGCAGAAGACGGAAGCATCGGAATTCGTTTAGTGAAAAATGATTTCTGTAAAAAATTAATTACAAAATTAAATCGTCCTTTAGTTTCAACTTCAGCGAATTTCAGTGGAGATAAAAGTCCGTTGAAATTTTCGGATATATCAAAAGAAATTATTGATTTGGTAGATTACGCAGTGGAAGAAGACCGAGAGAAAGTCTCAAAATATTCAGGTTCATCTGTAATAAAAATATGGAGCGATAACAGAATAAAAGTTCTTCGCGAGTAA